The Methanolacinia petrolearia DSM 11571 genome has a segment encoding these proteins:
- a CDS encoding cupin domain-containing protein produces the protein MTDKNRNELKGKVMTIGDLVEYQPGTVSSRMVINNSAGSVTVFSFDDGEEISEHTAPFDAMVTILEGECSVRLSGEFFLMKAGETIIFPANEPHAVSAVTKFKMMLVMIKG, from the coding sequence ATGACCGATAAAAACCGCAATGAGCTCAAAGGAAAGGTAATGACCATCGGAGACCTCGTGGAGTACCAGCCAGGGACTGTTTCGAGCCGGATGGTGATCAACAATAGTGCAGGCAGCGTTACAGTCTTCTCCTTCGACGACGGGGAGGAGATCTCTGAGCATACCGCACCGTTCGATGCGATGGTGACTATTCTTGAGGGGGAATGTTCGGTCCGCCTCTCCGGGGAGTTTTTCCTGATGAAGGCGGGAGAGACGATCATCTTCCCGGCAAATGAGCCGCATGCGGTGTCGGCGGTAACGAAATTCAAGATGATGCTTGTGATGATCAAGGGCTGA
- a CDS encoding peptidylprolyl isomerase — protein sequence MKTVKYLWMAKKVRASHILVNSEKEAKDILAKLNSGENFEELAKKYSTCPSGRKGGDLGWFGKGMMVKEFEDASFSAKDGDVTGPVKTQFGYHIIKITGNK from the coding sequence GTGAAAACGGTCAAATACCTATGGATGGCAAAAAAAGTCAGGGCATCTCATATCCTTGTAAATTCCGAGAAGGAAGCAAAGGACATACTTGCAAAACTTAACTCAGGCGAAAATTTTGAGGAGCTTGCAAAGAAGTATTCGACATGCCCTTCGGGGAGAAAAGGTGGGGATCTCGGCTGGTTCGGGAAGGGAATGATGGTTAAGGAGTTCGAGGACGCATCATTCTCGGCAAAGGATGGGGATGTTACGGGTCCGGTGAAGACTCAGTTTGGATACCATATCATAAAAATAACAGGGAATAAATAA
- a CDS encoding DNA adenine methylase: MADTVAKPFLKWAGGKTQLLDEFLKRIPPELKNGGITSFIEPFIGGGAVFFNLNSIFSFEECHIFDSNEELVLAYNVVRKDAEDLIGCLEGMSREYLKLDSPGRSEYFYSVRERFNKERSGINFKRYGKKWVPRAAQIIFLNRTCYNGLFRVNSKGSFNVPFGRYKNPKIVNPDLLRADSEVLSNTKIHCGDFADSLKCIRDDSFVYFDPPYRPLSPTASFTTYSRNGFDDCEQRRLASFFKKCDGKGARLILSNSDPKNIDPADDFFDALYSGFRIERVPAKRMINSDGDKRGEISEILVMNY, from the coding sequence ATGGCAGATACAGTGGCGAAACCTTTTCTTAAGTGGGCGGGCGGGAAGACTCAGCTTCTGGATGAGTTTTTAAAACGAATTCCCCCTGAACTGAAAAACGGTGGAATCACCTCTTTTATCGAACCTTTTATCGGCGGCGGTGCGGTCTTTTTTAACCTGAACAGTATCTTTTCTTTCGAAGAATGTCATATCTTCGACAGTAACGAGGAACTTGTTCTGGCCTACAATGTCGTAAGGAAGGACGCTGAAGATCTTATCGGGTGCCTGGAAGGGATGTCAAGAGAATATCTAAAGCTTGATTCTCCCGGCAGAAGCGAATATTTCTACTCGGTTCGTGAAAGGTTCAACAAAGAAAGAAGCGGCATCAATTTCAAGAGGTACGGGAAGAAATGGGTTCCGAGGGCTGCACAGATAATATTTTTGAACAGGACCTGCTACAACGGCCTTTTTAGGGTGAACTCGAAGGGCAGTTTCAACGTCCCGTTCGGGCGGTACAAGAACCCCAAGATTGTAAACCCCGATCTTTTGAGGGCGGACTCCGAGGTTCTTTCTAACACGAAGATACATTGCGGCGATTTTGCCGATTCCCTGAAATGCATCAGGGATGATTCGTTCGTGTACTTCGATCCTCCCTACAGGCCCCTGAGCCCGACGGCGTCTTTTACTACCTATTCGAGGAACGGGTTCGACGACTGCGAACAGAGGAGGCTTGCATCGTTTTTTAAGAAATGCGACGGGAAGGGTGCAAGGCTGATTCTCAGCAACTCGGACCCGAAGAACATCGACCCGGCCGACGATTTCTTCGACGCTCTCTACAGTGGTTTCAGGATCGAGAGGGTTCCTGCGAAGAGAATGATCAATTCCGACGGGGACAAGAGAGGAGAGATCAGCGAGATTCTTGTTATGAATTATTGA